A region from the Mucilaginibacter sp. CSA2-8R genome encodes:
- the dnaG gene encoding DNA primase has translation MITKATIDRIMEATDIVEVIGEFVQLKKRGANYIGLSPFANENTPSFTVSPAKGIFKDFSTGKGGSAVTFLMEHEKFSYPEALKFLAKKYGIEVEELQDKPENSVAENHRESLMVVTQFASKFFQEAMWDTGEGKSIGLSYFKERGFTTETIKKFELGYSPDHWEAFTSAAINKGYQPQYMEESGLSVKRDNGTLYDRYRGRVMFPIHGFTGRVIAFGGRTLKTDKKVPKYVNSPESEIYHKSNVLYGLFFAKKGIRDEDNCYLVEGYADVLSVHQAGIENVVASSGTSLTVEQIRLIGRFTKNITILYDGDAAGIKASLRGLDLILEEGLNVKVVLFPDGHDPDSYVRLVGSSAFKTYIDQNKKDFILYKTGILLKEAGNDPIQRANVIREIVESIARIPDSIKASVFIRECSQQLQIDERILLTELNKMRLAKNKKDQPRQPYEELPPPDEPHFFDEPVVSPEKTVESSPTQEREIIRLLLVYGNQIINWDNIANTYIGPFIIAELSDVEFDQAACKNFFEIYKQQLENGVLPDEQFFIHHPDKQIVDLTVDMLSTKYTLSENWYNMHKIFVHEEQMNMKAVILGAIFHLKKQKVGKILEQLRLDLKNAENPTDQDIIMTQYMQMKKIEKHIVDYLGSVIIK, from the coding sequence ATGATTACTAAAGCCACCATCGACCGTATAATGGAAGCCACCGACATTGTGGAGGTGATTGGCGAGTTTGTGCAGTTAAAAAAACGCGGTGCCAATTACATCGGTTTGTCGCCGTTTGCCAACGAAAATACGCCTTCGTTTACAGTATCTCCGGCTAAAGGTATTTTCAAGGATTTTTCTACCGGTAAAGGTGGATCAGCCGTTACTTTTTTAATGGAGCACGAGAAGTTCAGCTACCCTGAGGCGCTGAAGTTTTTGGCCAAAAAGTATGGCATCGAGGTAGAAGAGTTACAGGACAAACCCGAAAACTCAGTGGCCGAAAACCACCGCGAGAGTTTGATGGTGGTTACCCAGTTTGCTTCCAAGTTTTTCCAGGAAGCGATGTGGGATACCGGCGAAGGCAAGAGTATTGGCTTGAGCTATTTTAAAGAGCGTGGCTTTACTACCGAAACCATCAAAAAGTTTGAGCTGGGCTACTCGCCCGACCATTGGGAGGCCTTTACCTCGGCGGCCATCAACAAAGGTTACCAGCCACAGTACATGGAAGAAAGCGGCTTGTCGGTAAAACGCGATAATGGTACGCTGTATGACCGTTACCGTGGGCGCGTAATGTTTCCGATACATGGGTTTACCGGCCGGGTGATTGCCTTTGGTGGGCGTACACTTAAAACGGATAAGAAAGTACCCAAATACGTTAACTCGCCCGAGTCCGAAATCTACCACAAGTCGAATGTGCTTTATGGTTTGTTTTTTGCTAAAAAGGGTATTCGCGACGAGGATAACTGTTACCTGGTAGAAGGTTATGCCGACGTGCTTTCGGTGCATCAGGCCGGTATCGAAAACGTGGTGGCCTCATCGGGTACCTCGTTAACGGTAGAGCAGATACGCCTCATTGGACGCTTTACTAAAAACATTACCATTTTGTATGATGGCGATGCGGCAGGGATTAAGGCCTCGTTGCGCGGTTTGGATCTGATACTGGAAGAAGGGCTTAACGTAAAAGTAGTGCTTTTTCCGGACGGGCACGATCCCGACTCGTATGTAAGGTTGGTAGGCAGCAGTGCCTTTAAAACATACATCGACCAAAACAAAAAAGACTTCATTCTCTATAAAACTGGCATCCTGCTCAAAGAAGCCGGTAACGACCCAATACAACGGGCTAACGTCATTCGCGAAATTGTAGAAAGCATTGCGCGTATTCCGGACTCTATCAAGGCTTCGGTGTTTATACGTGAGTGCAGCCAGCAGTTACAGATTGACGAGCGCATACTGCTTACCGAGCTGAACAAAATGCGGCTGGCCAAAAATAAAAAAGACCAGCCTCGTCAGCCTTATGAAGAACTCCCCCCGCCAGACGAACCTCATTTTTTTGATGAGCCGGTTGTCTCCCCCGAAAAAACAGTAGAAAGCAGCCCCACTCAGGAGCGCGAAATTATACGCCTGTTATTGGTTTACGGTAACCAGATAATTAATTGGGACAATATTGCCAATACCTACATCGGTCCGTTTATTATTGCCGAATTAAGCGATGTGGAGTTTGACCAGGCGGCCTGTAAAAACTTTTTTGAAATTTACAAACAGCAACTGGAAAACGGCGTACTGCCCGACGAGCAGTTCTTTATCCACCACCCGGACAAGCAGATAGTTGACCTAACGGTGGATATGCTTTCGACCAAGTATACCCTGAGCGAAAACTGGTATAACATGCACAAGATTTTTGTGCACGAAGAGCAGATGAACATGAAAGCCGTAATATTGGGCGCTATCTTTCACCTTAAAAAGCAAAAGGTGGGCAAAATACTGGAGCAGCTACGGTTAGATTTGAAGAATGCTGAAAATCCTACCGATCAGGATATCATCATGACGCAGTACATGCAGATGAAAAAAATTGAAAAACATATTGTAGATTATCTCGGTTCGGTTATCATCAAATAA
- a CDS encoding YraN family protein: MAVHNDLGRRGEALAKAHLEAAGYEILDENWTFGKAEVDLIAYKDRVIIFTEVKTRTGNGFGQPEDFVDEKKQKLLATAADEYIYLMNHQGEIRFDIIAIQFARQGTYVLNHIEDAFWPQG, encoded by the coding sequence ATGGCTGTTCATAATGATTTAGGTCGGCGCGGAGAAGCTTTAGCTAAAGCGCATCTTGAGGCGGCCGGTTATGAGATACTGGATGAAAACTGGACTTTTGGAAAAGCTGAGGTTGATTTAATTGCTTATAAAGACCGCGTGATTATATTTACCGAAGTAAAAACCCGTACGGGCAACGGCTTTGGCCAACCTGAGGATTTTGTTGACGAGAAAAAGCAAAAGTTATTAGCTACTGCTGCCGACGAGTATATTTATTTGATGAACCACCAAGGCGAAATACGTTTTGACATTATAGCCATACAGTTTGCCCGGCAAGGTACTTACGTACTTAACCATATTGAAGACGCTTTTTGGCCACAAGGCTGA
- the asnS gene encoding asparagine--tRNA ligase, with protein sequence MSKHIKIKALLQTAPAEQEVNVKGWVRTFRNNQFIALNDGSTNSNLQVVVDFQNTDEALLKRITTGAAISATGKLIASLGKGQTVEVKATEIEILGDSDPEKYPLQPKKHSLEFLREIAHLRFRTNTFGAIFRVRNSLSFAVHQFFQDRGFVYLHTPVITASDAEGAGEAFKVTNLDLSNPPKTETGEIDYKQDFFGRATNLTVSGQLEGELGAMALSDIYTFGPTFRAENSNTTRHLAEFWMIEPEMAFYDLDDNMDLAEGLLKYVIKYALEHNREDIEFLSQRLQEEEKGKPQQERSDMTLLDKLQFCLDNSFERLTYTQAIDILKDSTPNKKKKFQYLIDGWGADLQSEHERYLVEKHFKKPVILTDYPKEIKSFYMRQNDDGKTVRAMDILFPGIGEIVGGSQREERLDKLEQRMDEIGIPKDELWWYLDTRRFGACPHSGFGLGFERLVLFVTGMGNIRDVIPFPRFPKNAEF encoded by the coding sequence ATGAGTAAGCACATCAAAATTAAAGCACTGTTGCAAACCGCACCAGCCGAGCAGGAAGTAAATGTTAAAGGATGGGTACGCACCTTTCGTAATAATCAGTTTATTGCTTTAAATGATGGCTCAACCAATAGCAACCTGCAGGTGGTGGTTGATTTTCAGAACACCGACGAGGCTTTGCTTAAACGCATTACCACCGGTGCAGCCATTAGCGCTACCGGTAAGCTGATTGCCTCGTTGGGTAAAGGCCAAACCGTTGAGGTAAAAGCCACCGAGATTGAAATTTTGGGCGATAGCGACCCTGAGAAATACCCGTTGCAGCCCAAAAAGCATAGCCTGGAGTTTTTGCGCGAAATTGCTCACCTGCGTTTCCGCACCAATACCTTCGGTGCCATTTTCCGGGTGCGTAACAGCCTGTCATTTGCGGTACACCAGTTTTTTCAGGATAGAGGCTTTGTATACCTGCATACTCCGGTGATTACCGCATCGGATGCCGAAGGTGCCGGCGAAGCTTTTAAAGTAACCAACCTTGATTTATCAAACCCGCCTAAAACGGAAACAGGCGAAATTGACTACAAACAAGACTTTTTTGGCAGAGCCACTAACTTAACCGTATCTGGCCAGTTAGAGGGCGAACTGGGCGCTATGGCTTTAAGTGATATTTATACGTTTGGCCCCACCTTCCGTGCCGAAAACTCGAACACCACCCGCCACTTAGCCGAGTTTTGGATGATTGAGCCCGAAATGGCTTTTTACGACCTGGACGATAACATGGACCTGGCCGAGGGCTTGTTGAAATACGTTATTAAATATGCGTTAGAGCATAACCGCGAAGATATTGAGTTTTTGAGCCAGCGTTTACAGGAAGAAGAGAAAGGCAAACCGCAGCAAGAACGCTCGGACATGACTTTGCTTGACAAACTGCAGTTTTGTTTAGATAACAGCTTTGAGCGCCTTACTTACACCCAGGCTATTGATATCTTAAAGGACTCGACGCCTAATAAAAAGAAAAAATTCCAGTACCTGATTGATGGTTGGGGTGCCGACTTACAATCAGAACACGAGCGTTACCTGGTTGAAAAGCATTTTAAAAAGCCGGTAATCCTGACGGATTACCCTAAGGAAATCAAATCGTTTTATATGCGTCAGAACGACGACGGTAAAACCGTACGCGCCATGGACATCCTCTTCCCGGGTATCGGCGAGATTGTAGGTGGCTCGCAACGCGAAGAACGGTTGGACAAACTGGAGCAACGCATGGACGAAATAGGCATCCCGAAAGACGAATTATGGTGGTACCTGGACACCCGCCGTTTTGGTGCTTGTCCGCATAGCGGCTTCGGTTTGGGTTTTGAGCGTTTGGTGCTGTTTGTAACCGGCATGGGTAACATCCGCGATGTGATTCCGTTCCCGAGGTTCCCTAAAAATGCTGAGTTTTAA
- a CDS encoding glutaminyl-peptide cyclotransferase gives MKYKHLLYLTAGLITVYSCNTKNQSVNINISPDAGTNYKQGEKVEVKLDLPADYKADSVVYLLDSERIDTKKDGAPLSLATDAYTLGTKLITAKVYSGGQVQEASTNINILAAKTPALMSFQVEKVFPHDTSSFTEGLEYHDGILYESDGGYCKDGQKSSLRKVDIATGKVIQKADNDCNTFAEGITVIDNKVIQLTYHERVGYVYDKNTLKLLSKFNYMQGEEGWGLTNDGKYLYTTTTGTNQIFVMDKDNYRTVREIDVYDDKGPVNNLNELEYIDGMLYANIWEMDDIVVIDPKTGAVVQRIDLSTLYPKAQRQKDGADVLNGIAWDAAGKRLFVTGKDWSKLYQIKIVKPKA, from the coding sequence ATGAAATACAAACATCTCTTATATCTAACTGCAGGGCTGATAACTGTATACAGCTGTAACACCAAGAATCAGTCCGTCAACATTAATATCAGCCCGGATGCAGGTACCAACTACAAGCAGGGCGAAAAGGTAGAAGTAAAGCTTGATTTGCCTGCCGATTACAAAGCCGACTCGGTAGTATACCTACTCGACTCGGAACGGATAGACACCAAAAAAGACGGAGCGCCTTTAAGTTTGGCTACTGATGCCTATACATTGGGCACAAAATTGATTACTGCTAAAGTTTATAGCGGTGGGCAGGTGCAGGAGGCAAGCACCAATATTAATATCCTGGCAGCTAAAACGCCGGCGTTGATGAGTTTTCAAGTCGAGAAAGTTTTCCCGCATGATACATCGTCGTTTACTGAAGGGTTAGAATATCACGATGGTATATTGTACGAAAGCGACGGTGGTTACTGCAAAGACGGGCAAAAGTCGAGCCTGCGTAAGGTAGATATTGCTACTGGTAAGGTAATCCAAAAGGCCGATAACGATTGTAATACCTTTGCCGAGGGTATCACCGTGATTGATAACAAAGTTATTCAGCTTACCTACCATGAGCGGGTGGGGTATGTGTACGATAAAAATACCCTGAAACTGCTATCGAAATTTAACTATATGCAGGGTGAAGAAGGCTGGGGCTTAACTAATGATGGTAAATACCTGTACACCACTACCACCGGCACCAACCAGATATTTGTGATGGACAAAGATAACTATCGCACCGTGCGCGAAATTGACGTATACGACGATAAAGGCCCGGTTAATAACCTGAACGAACTGGAGTACATCGACGGTATGCTGTATGCCAATATTTGGGAAATGGACGACATTGTAGTGATTGACCCGAAAACCGGAGCCGTAGTGCAGCGGATTGACTTGAGCACCCTGTATCCTAAAGCACAACGCCAAAAAGACGGTGCCGATGTGCTGAATGGTATTGCTTGGGATGCTGCCGGCAAACGCCTGTTTGTAACCGGCAAAGACTGGTCAAAGCTATATCAAATTAAGATTGTGAAACCGAAAGCTTAA